The Halogranum gelatinilyticum genome includes a window with the following:
- a CDS encoding DUF2150 family protein, which yields MSEPEETFYTNDRWQNWLSRVEEEDLDPENEDSARLLLNLQDDAAIAVAKIVSAYDEGELDQEAAVEELAGVRDIVLTEVEFEDEEKRMLIDGVQTSLVCVFYAAEEYIAAGPAEEASVDEYVHAAADAEAAEDIDAALGYLVQAGTRIIDGEELDMALVEEIEYGLVSEWVNGLDSLQSALSDPEVVEEDE from the coding sequence ATGAGCGAACCTGAGGAGACGTTCTACACGAACGACCGCTGGCAGAACTGGCTCAGCCGCGTCGAGGAAGAGGACCTCGACCCAGAAAACGAGGACTCCGCACGCCTCCTGCTCAACCTGCAGGACGACGCCGCCATCGCCGTGGCGAAGATCGTCTCGGCCTACGACGAGGGCGAACTCGACCAGGAGGCCGCCGTCGAGGAACTCGCCGGTGTCCGCGACATCGTGCTCACCGAAGTCGAGTTCGAGGACGAGGAGAAACGGATGCTCATCGACGGCGTCCAGACGAGTCTCGTCTGCGTCTTCTACGCTGCCGAGGAGTACATCGCTGCCGGCCCCGCTGAGGAGGCCAGCGTCGACGAATACGTCCACGCCGCCGCCGACGCCGAGGCCGCAGAAGACATCGACGCCGCGCTCGGCTATCTCGTGCAGGCCGGGACGCGCATCATCGACGGCGAGGAACTCGACATGGCTCTCGTCGAGGAAATCGAGTACGGGCTCGTCTCGGAGTGGGTCAACGGTCTCGACTCGCTGCAGAGCGCGCTCAGCGACCCCGAAGTCGTCGAAGAAGACGAATAG
- a CDS encoding TatD family hydrolase → MNDLGTPVLDNHLHLDRENQGIEAVKDFHRLGGTHLLVVNKPSWHLGVEAETGEDFRAVFEETIALVEEASEVLRGRAWPVLGVHPGLVTRLTDERGFEPHEARDLMQDGLSVAAEYVADGDALALKSGRPHYDVSDAVWEASNDVLRHGLDLAAECDCALQLHTETTQDLSDVAQWAAARDVPRERVVKHYATGRLVGGTPSVMSEKEYLEVALEEDAPFLMETDFVDDADRPGAVLGPKTVPRRVQWLQENGHDDAVAVAHVETPAQVYGIDTQATLDG, encoded by the coding sequence ATGAACGACCTCGGGACTCCCGTACTGGACAACCATCTCCATCTCGACCGCGAGAACCAGGGCATCGAGGCGGTGAAAGACTTCCACCGCCTCGGCGGCACGCATCTCCTCGTCGTCAACAAACCCTCGTGGCATCTCGGCGTCGAGGCCGAGACGGGCGAGGACTTTCGGGCCGTGTTCGAGGAGACCATCGCACTCGTCGAAGAGGCGAGTGAGGTGCTCCGCGGGCGTGCGTGGCCCGTCCTCGGAGTCCACCCCGGTCTCGTCACCCGCCTCACCGACGAGCGAGGCTTCGAACCGCACGAGGCGCGCGACCTGATGCAGGACGGTCTCTCCGTGGCCGCGGAGTACGTCGCCGACGGCGACGCGCTCGCGCTCAAATCCGGGCGACCCCACTACGACGTCTCCGATGCCGTCTGGGAGGCCTCGAACGACGTGCTCCGTCACGGACTCGACTTGGCCGCGGAGTGTGACTGCGCGCTCCAACTGCACACCGAGACGACTCAGGACCTCTCGGACGTCGCCCAGTGGGCCGCCGCGCGCGACGTGCCGCGCGAGCGCGTCGTCAAGCACTACGCGACGGGTCGGTTGGTTGGGGGGACGCCGAGCGTGATGAGCGAGAAGGAGTATCTCGAAGTGGCACTCGAAGAGGACGCACCGTTCTTGATGGAGACGGATTTCGTCGACGACGCTGACCGGCCGGGTGCGGTGCTGGGTCCGAAGACCGTCCCCCGTCGTGTCCAGTGGCTCCAGGAGAACGGCCACGACGACGCCGTCGCCGTCGCCCACGTCGAAACCCCGGCACAGGTCTATGGAATCGACACACAGGCCACGCTCGACGGATAA
- a CDS encoding SDR family NAD(P)-dependent oxidoreductase: protein MEPELYDRLDGQVALVTGANRGIGKQIAENLTDLGVIVYAGVRSMNHEVGDRQEKVLLDVTQQGEVQDTVENIGDEANGIDILVNNAGIGEFDDDLVDEPISTIDRTMMTNVRGPMLTAKYALPYLLQHEGGRIVNLSSGMGALEEGQSGGSPSYRISKTGINGLTAYLHGEYADEGLIANSVCPGWVRTDMGGEEADRPVEKGAETPTWLCRFKPGSPSGKFWRDKEVIDW from the coding sequence ATGGAACCGGAGCTTTACGACCGCCTCGACGGGCAGGTCGCGCTCGTGACGGGCGCGAACCGCGGCATCGGCAAGCAGATCGCCGAGAACCTCACCGACCTCGGCGTCATCGTCTACGCCGGTGTCCGGAGTATGAACCACGAAGTCGGCGACCGTCAGGAGAAGGTACTGCTCGACGTAACCCAGCAGGGCGAAGTCCAGGACACCGTCGAGAACATCGGCGACGAGGCCAACGGTATCGACATCCTGGTCAACAACGCGGGTATCGGCGAGTTCGACGACGACCTCGTCGACGAGCCGATCTCGACCATCGACCGCACGATGATGACGAACGTCCGCGGGCCAATGCTCACCGCGAAGTACGCGCTGCCGTACCTCCTCCAGCACGAGGGTGGCCGTATCGTCAACCTCTCCTCGGGCATGGGCGCGCTCGAAGAGGGCCAAAGCGGCGGCTCGCCGTCCTACCGTATCTCGAAGACGGGCATCAACGGGCTAACGGCGTACCTCCACGGCGAATACGCCGACGAGGGGCTCATCGCCAACTCGGTCTGTCCGGGCTGGGTCCGGACCGACATGGGTGGCGAGGAGGCGGACCGCCCGGTCGAGAAGGGCGCAGAGACGCCGACGTGGCTCTGTCGGTTCAAGCCGGGCAGCCCCAGCGGCAAGTTCTGGCGCGACAAGGAAGTCATCGACTGGTAG